In Pseudonocardia cypriaca, a single genomic region encodes these proteins:
- a CDS encoding methylated-DNA--[protein]-cysteine S-methyltransferase gives MSAEKNTATWATIDTKIGPFTAVVDADGAVLASGWTRELDELLPQVHPTLRPTELVEGDLGPVAAAIVRYHDGDLSAIDDVPVRQRSGEFLEHAWGVLRTVPAGAPVTYTEYAAKSGRPLAVRAAASACARNAAALFVPCHRVLRTDGTLGGFRWGVDVKRALLAHETQSA, from the coding sequence ATGAGCGCCGAGAAGAACACAGCGACCTGGGCCACGATCGACACGAAGATCGGACCGTTCACCGCCGTCGTCGACGCCGACGGGGCCGTGCTGGCCTCGGGCTGGACCAGGGAGCTCGACGAGCTGCTCCCGCAGGTCCACCCGACGTTGCGGCCGACGGAACTCGTCGAGGGCGACCTGGGCCCCGTCGCCGCCGCGATCGTCCGCTACCACGACGGCGACCTCTCCGCGATCGACGACGTGCCCGTCCGGCAGCGGTCGGGCGAGTTCCTCGAGCACGCGTGGGGCGTGCTGCGGACGGTGCCGGCCGGCGCACCGGTGACCTACACGGAGTACGCCGCCAAGTCCGGCCGCCCCCTGGCCGTGCGCGCGGCCGCGTCGGCCTGCGCCCGCAACGCGGCGGCCCTGTTCGTCCCGTGCCACCGGGTGCTGCGCACCGACGGCACCCTCGGCGGCTTCCGCTGGGGTGTGGACGTCAAGCGGGCGCTACTGGCCCACGAGACCCAGTCGGCCTGA